The genomic DNA CGTATGTCAAGAAAGGTTACGTTATTGGGGAGAAGATGTAAAAGTTGCTGTTACAACGAAATATGATAAATTAAAATTTGTATGCTTAAAAGAATTACAACCATACCATTGGACGGGAGCTTATCCAAAAGAAGAATTAGAACATTACAGTGAGAGGGATTAACTTGGGTTTCTCTAATATAGTTAGAATAAAAGGTTAAAGTAAAGTGATTAGTTTACGAGGTGAAAAATGAATAAAAGGTTTAAATATGCAAGTATGTTAGTTATTGTAGTCATTATAGGTTTTTGTGCAATGTATATAAATGGTGATATAGGAATTAACAAATCAAATATTGAAAAGGATGCAAGAATTAGCCAAAAGGTACCTGATGATTGGCAGGTAGCAAAAGATACAACAGATACGATGTCGGCAATGATTTTTTATAGTGAAAGTCTAAGTAATCACATATTCTCTTTATATGTCAATCGCACAGGTTTTTCATTTGGATATTTTTTTAGAGGTGGTGGTTCCTTAGTAGGGGTTATGGAAGGAATACAAGAAATTTATATCAAAGGCTACAATGAGCGTGCTTTTATCTCTATGAACAAGCAACAAGTAAGCAAAATAGAAATTGATAATGGTAATTCAATTGAAACAATTAAAATTGAAAATAAGAAACCATTTGTAATAATTTTACCAGTTAATATAGGTTCTGTCACGATATATGATATCAATAATAATGTTGTTGAGAGCCAACCACAACAGTTATAAGTGTTATTCTTAATATAATATACTAGGAGGTATGACTTTGGTTTCAATATCTACATGTTTTGATTATACTATGTCACTGGATGATCAATTTAAGTTAGCAAATGAAGTTGGGTTCAAACATATATCATTAAGTTCCAATTATGAACATAATGGTCTTTTGAATAGTTTAGAACATATTATTACTTTGAAAAACAAATATAATATGAGGATTGATACTATCCATGGTTGTCAAATAGCTGATAATAATTGCATTGATACATTGTACATAATAGCACATGCTGCTAGAAAATTAGAATCTGATACAATAGTTATTCATCCATGTCCATTTTTCGTAAGAGAGACAGAAGTTGAAGATAAGTTAAACATATTACTTTCTAAAGCATCAGAACTAGAGAATATCGCAAAAAGATTTAATATTAAATTTGCTTTGGAAAATCTACATCCTGATGGTGCCACTATTGTTTTAAAAAGAGCACTTGATGTTATGGATAAAAATTATTTTGGAATGTGTTATGATTCAACTCATGCACAGATAGATGGACCAAGAAAATTTGAACTTTTAGAAGAGTATCGTAATAGAATTATTGCAGTACATATCTCGGATAGAATTAAGGAATTTGTTGATCATGTTGTTCCAGGAGAAGGATTTATTGATTTTTCAACTGTCATGAAACATCTTAGAGAGATTGATTACAATAAACCTATCTTGATGGAAGTTTTATCAGATTATACTAGTTTTAAAAATACTAAAGTTTTAGTGAAGGAAGCATATAATAAAGCTATTGAACTTAGAAGAATGTTATTGAATAGTTAACTGTAAAAAAGCAAGTGGTTTCTATAATTATCTTTTGTTTTTTTCTGTTACTATATATTAATAGATATAACAAAAGTTTATTATAAAAGGAGGCAGTATCAAAATGGGAACTATATATATTTTCAGAGGAAAGGCGGCAACTGGTAAGACAACATTAGCCAATATGCTTGGGGAAAAATTGTCAATTCCTATATTTTGTAAAGATGATATTTTGGATGTATTAAAAAGTAGTAGAAATATTGATGAAAGTTCTATTAGAAATGCGATTTGTTATGATATCCTATTGAAAATAATACAGAGAAGTATTAATCTAAATGCTGATATAATAATAGATACTGCCCTTGGTAACAGAAAAAGTGCAAAGTATTTTTTTGATAGGTTGGATTTTAAAGATAACAAAACTATAAAATTTTATTTAGACTGTGATATAGATGTATGGA from Vallitalea longa includes the following:
- a CDS encoding sugar phosphate isomerase/epimerase family protein: MVSISTCFDYTMSLDDQFKLANEVGFKHISLSSNYEHNGLLNSLEHIITLKNKYNMRIDTIHGCQIADNNCIDTLYIIAHAARKLESDTIVIHPCPFFVRETEVEDKLNILLSKASELENIAKRFNIKFALENLHPDGATIVLKRALDVMDKNYFGMCYDSTHAQIDGPRKFELLEEYRNRIIAVHISDRIKEFVDHVVPGEGFIDFSTVMKHLREIDYNKPILMEVLSDYTSFKNTKVLVKEAYNKAIELRRMLLNS
- a CDS encoding AAA family ATPase, with translation MGTIYIFRGKAATGKTTLANMLGEKLSIPIFCKDDILDVLKSSRNIDESSIRNAICYDILLKIIQRSINLNADIIIDTALGNRKSAKYFFDRLDFKDNKTIKFYLDCDIDVWKRRHEERLKNPLPHQSFKSIEHVMEYYEKMDVNPFEDEHIINTSKSVEESFNEINKIINTYK